A single window of Mycolicibacterium aurum DNA harbors:
- a CDS encoding response regulator codes for MRDVLVVDDDFMVAEIHRRFVDRVNGFRAVGVARTGAEALAAIRELRPQLILLDVYLPDMTGLDVLQRLRSEGDRVDVIMITAARELDTVRGALDGGAADYLIKPFEFPQLETKLQAYATRADALQSAGGVDQSLIDALFGGPSVSTAKVLPKGLGAETGELVLTAVRDAGEVSAAECADLVGISRVSARRYLEHYLSTGALELRLQYGVGRPERRYRMSAG; via the coding sequence ATGCGTGACGTCCTCGTCGTGGACGACGACTTCATGGTCGCCGAGATTCACCGCCGATTTGTCGATCGTGTCAATGGTTTTCGGGCCGTCGGCGTCGCCCGTACCGGTGCTGAGGCACTGGCCGCGATCCGCGAGCTACGGCCACAGCTGATCCTGCTCGATGTCTACCTGCCGGATATGACCGGCCTCGATGTGCTGCAGCGGCTGCGTTCCGAAGGCGACAGGGTGGATGTCATCATGATCACCGCGGCGCGTGAGCTGGACACCGTGCGGGGCGCGCTCGACGGCGGAGCCGCCGACTACCTGATCAAGCCGTTCGAATTTCCGCAGCTGGAAACCAAGCTGCAGGCGTATGCGACGCGTGCCGACGCACTGCAGTCGGCCGGCGGGGTGGACCAGTCGTTGATCGACGCGCTGTTCGGCGGCCCGTCCGTCTCCACGGCCAAGGTGCTGCCGAAGGGTCTCGGCGCGGAGACAGGCGAGCTGGTGCTCACCGCGGTGCGTGACGCCGGTGAGGTGTCGGCCGCCGAATGTGCTGATCTCGTGGGGATTTCACGGGTCAGTGCCCGGCGCTACCTCGAGCACTATCTCAGCACCGGCGCTCTCGAGCTACGCCTGCAATACGGTGTGGGCCGCCCGGAACGCCGGTACCGGATGTCGGCGGGCTAG
- a CDS encoding sensor histidine kinase, with the protein MVIKNTRSALVGLLRGRSLAGQFLVFQLVVVAVVLVAVAAVSVAQSTSEFRQVRGQRMIAVAENMAATPIVRDRYADPFAGSTLAPDVDRAVALSGATLAEIVGPDGTVRASSDPSRIGARVDLGPSRADEGRAWFGDADIDGKHSLVGQVPILSTNGDVLAIASVSEMYPSVWALLSGAGEGLLVYLGLGAALGLVASWLLSRRIKRHTRGLEIADIASLADHREALLHSIREGVIAVNTDGEITLLNDSAQDLLGVPGDAVGRRVDSVGIDAAVVSLILSGASGHDDGDNVIATRTRVLALSRRAATSQGRRIGTVTTMRDSTELAALQGQLSSHKSVTDTLRAQTHEFANQLHTISGLVQLGEYEAVRDLVGTLTRRRAEISDAVTQHISDPAVAALLIAKTSLAAESGVALHLDPASHLAALEPALATDVITLLGNLIDNAVDVSVGAPDACVTIGIDDRDGLTISVLDTGPGVPEHLREAIFARGVTSKSDVPGGRGIGLALVRLVTAQHGGTIEVSDGPGGGARFLVQLRKGTVDA; encoded by the coding sequence GCGCAGTCGACCAGCGAGTTCCGTCAAGTGCGGGGTCAGCGGATGATCGCCGTCGCCGAGAACATGGCCGCCACGCCGATCGTGCGGGACAGGTACGCCGACCCCTTCGCCGGCAGCACACTCGCTCCGGATGTCGACCGCGCCGTCGCGTTGTCGGGGGCCACCCTCGCCGAGATCGTCGGACCCGACGGCACCGTGCGCGCGTCGTCGGATCCGTCGCGCATCGGCGCCCGCGTCGACCTCGGACCCAGCCGCGCCGACGAAGGCCGCGCCTGGTTCGGCGACGCCGACATCGACGGCAAGCACAGCCTCGTCGGACAGGTGCCGATATTGTCCACCAACGGAGACGTGCTCGCCATCGCGTCGGTGAGCGAAATGTACCCGTCGGTGTGGGCGTTGCTCAGCGGCGCCGGGGAAGGTCTGCTGGTGTACCTCGGACTCGGCGCGGCGTTGGGCCTGGTGGCGTCGTGGCTGCTGTCCCGGCGGATCAAGCGACACACGAGGGGACTTGAGATCGCTGATATCGCAAGCCTCGCTGACCATCGGGAAGCCTTGCTGCACAGCATCCGCGAAGGCGTGATCGCGGTGAACACCGACGGGGAGATCACGCTGCTCAACGACAGCGCGCAAGACCTACTCGGCGTCCCCGGTGACGCGGTCGGCCGACGGGTGGACTCCGTCGGAATCGACGCCGCAGTGGTGTCACTCATCCTGTCCGGCGCGAGCGGACACGACGACGGGGACAACGTCATCGCGACCAGGACCCGGGTGTTGGCACTGAGTCGGCGGGCGGCGACCAGCCAGGGCCGGCGCATCGGCACCGTCACGACGATGAGGGACAGCACCGAACTCGCGGCACTGCAGGGACAGCTGTCGTCGCACAAGAGCGTCACCGACACGCTGCGCGCACAGACACACGAATTCGCCAACCAGCTGCACACGATCTCCGGGCTGGTGCAGCTCGGCGAGTACGAGGCGGTGCGTGACCTGGTCGGCACGCTGACCCGCCGCCGCGCCGAGATCAGTGATGCCGTCACCCAACACATTTCCGATCCTGCCGTCGCCGCGCTGCTGATCGCCAAGACCTCGCTGGCGGCCGAGAGCGGCGTCGCGCTGCACCTGGATCCGGCATCACACCTCGCAGCGCTCGAACCGGCCCTGGCGACCGACGTGATCACGCTGCTGGGCAACCTCATCGACAACGCGGTCGATGTGTCCGTGGGCGCACCGGATGCGTGCGTGACCATCGGCATCGACGATCGGGACGGCTTGACGATCTCGGTGCTCGACACCGGGCCCGGTGTGCCCGAACACCTCCGCGAGGCGATCTTCGCGCGTGGCGTCACGTCCAAGTCCGACGTACCGGGCGGGCGGGGCATCGGGCTGGCGCTGGTGCGGCTGGTGACGGCGCAGCACGGCGGCACGATCGAGGTCAGCGACGGACCCGGCGGCGGAGCCCGGTTCCTGGTGCAGCTGAGGAAGGGAACCGTCGATGCGTGA